In Phoenix dactylifera cultivar Barhee BC4 chromosome 11, palm_55x_up_171113_PBpolish2nd_filt_p, whole genome shotgun sequence, the following are encoded in one genomic region:
- the LOC120112525 gene encoding E3 ubiquitin-protein ligase ZNRF3-like: MALYFGDTTTYVSALLKGRNLGASARPLAPVEVHLHVYEYIDGGQRLACRPEFTDFSMYLGHLVDLRDLRHMIPEILFHTFYNDLDTRRFWEEKLIDYAADVGLIAFNAGVQELELTVEIHIRNLARRLLEVEQEMVELAINASDEEIGRGDFGGTPASEASIRELEVVKYDGVGGEFEDNGCSICLEEFELEMEVTRMPCKHVFHGGCLTQWLEKSHLCPLCRQEIPI, encoded by the coding sequence ATGGCGTTATATTTCGGCGACACTACTACGTACGTCAGTGCTTTGCTCAAGGGGAGAAATTTGGGAGCGTCAGCAAGGCCACTGGCCCCTGTGGAAGTCCACCTTCACGTCTACGAGTACATCGATGGAGGTCAAAGGTTGGCCTGCCGGCCCGAGTTCACTGATTTTTCCATGTATCTCGGCCACTTGGTGGATCTACGAGATCTTCGTCACATGATTCCTGAAATCCTTTTCCATACTTTCTACAACGATCTGGACACTCGGCGGTTCTGGGAGGAGAAGCTCATCGACTACGCTGCCGACGTAGGCCTAATCGCTTTCAATGCTGGCGTCCAAGAGCTGGAGCTAACCGTTGAGATACATATCCGCAACCTGGCTCGGCGGCTGCTCGAGGTGGAGCAGGAGATGGTTGAGCTGGCGATAAATGCTTCTGATGAAGAAATTGGACGTGGGGACTTTGGTGGCACGCCGGCGTCGGAGGCATCGATCAGGGAGCTGGAGGTGGTGAAGTACGATGGTGTTGGAGGTGAGTTTGAAGACAACGGGTGCTCGATTTGCTTGGAGGAGTTTGAGCTGGAGATGGAAGTGACGCGAATGCCTTGCAAGCATGTCTTCCATGGTGGCTGCCTCACCCAGTGGCTCGAGAAAAGTCATCTTTGCCCTCTCTGCCGTCAGGAGATACCCATCTAG